From Oceanipulchritudo coccoides, the proteins below share one genomic window:
- the metH gene encoding methionine synthase, whose protein sequence is MTIKETEKRLKALMDERIVILDGAMGTQIQGYKLDEAAFRGERYAGHGKDLKGNNDILVLTRPEIIEEIHTGFLEAGADIIETNTFNANAISQADYGLEADSKLINEEAAKLARRAAEKYSAANAGKPVFVAGGIGPTNRTASLSPDVNNPGYRGVTFDQLRKAYREQAEGLADGGVDVFLIETIFDTLNAKAAVFALEELFDDRGQRWPVMISVTITDASGRTLSGQTIEGFWNSIAHAKPISVGINCALGAKEMAPYVDELSRIADTHISCYPNAGLPNAFGEYDDTPEHMASVLAGFAREGWLNIVGGCCGSTPAHIAEIARRMNEFPARKVHPVQVASRYSGLEAIKIEGRPASFFVVGERTNVTGSPRFRKLIKEDQFDDALEVARQQVENGANMLDVNFDEGLLDSEECMRNYLNLLAAEPDICRVPIMVDSSKWSVIEVGLQCLQGKGVVNSISLKEGEKEFLRQAGLVQRYGAAVVVMAFDENGQAATTEDKVRICKRAYDLLTLKLDFNPADIIFDPNILTVATGIQEHNNYAVNFIEATRQIKQLCPHARVSGGVSNISFSFRGNNIVREAMHSVFLYHAIQAGLDMGIVNAGMLAVYEDIDTELRDKIEDVLFNRHEGATDALITLAESYKGKKEAVAESDRLAWRKQPLNERLAYAIRHGVVDFIEEDTEEARKSFNRPLEVIEGPLMDGMRIVGDLFGEGKMFLPQVVKSARVMKRAVAWLTPFMEKEKAERNAKLKAESEISGEAYNPEKDSAGEIVLATVKGDVHDIGKNIVGVVLACNNYNVHDMGVMIPCEQIIAKIKEVDADIVGLSGLITPSLDEMVHNAQTFTREGIDIPLLIGGATTSKAHTGVKIDPEYKGAVVHVPDASRVVSVCSKFLNPETRKAAVEDAKAENIKHRERYEKSRKQSARLLPLAEAVAKAPEFAWSEVDIPKPEKTGLQVIDAVSVEELVPYIDWSPFFWAWELKGVYPKILSSDKYGEEATKLFNDGQRVLKDLIENKRLSPKGVFGLWPANSRGQMVELYPDENRSEVLTRFHFLRQQKEKIKGEGAHYLSCSDFIAPYESGRIDYMGAFAVTSGEEVDELAKQYEAKHDDYTAILIKAIGDRLAEAFAEWLHCQVRKQWGFGENENLTNEDLIAEKYRGIRPAAGYPATPDHTEKRILFNLLKVEEKAGITLTENFAMSPAGSVSGLYFAHPEAKYFNVGRIGRDQLEAYSLLKGAPSEEMERWLAPNL, encoded by the coding sequence ATGACAATCAAAGAGACGGAAAAGCGCCTGAAAGCCCTCATGGATGAGCGAATTGTGATTCTTGACGGAGCCATGGGGACGCAGATCCAGGGGTACAAGCTGGACGAGGCCGCCTTTCGTGGAGAGCGCTATGCCGGGCATGGGAAAGATTTGAAGGGAAACAACGATATTCTGGTCCTGACCCGACCGGAAATTATTGAGGAGATCCACACCGGCTTTCTGGAAGCCGGAGCGGATATAATCGAGACAAACACCTTCAATGCGAATGCGATATCCCAAGCCGATTACGGATTGGAGGCCGACTCCAAGCTGATCAATGAGGAGGCGGCAAAGCTTGCGCGGCGGGCCGCAGAAAAATACAGCGCCGCAAACGCAGGAAAGCCGGTCTTTGTCGCGGGCGGGATAGGCCCCACTAACCGGACGGCCTCCCTGTCACCTGATGTGAATAATCCTGGATATCGGGGGGTCACCTTCGACCAGCTCAGGAAAGCATATCGTGAACAGGCCGAGGGTCTGGCCGACGGGGGCGTGGATGTCTTTCTGATCGAAACAATTTTCGATACATTGAATGCCAAGGCGGCAGTCTTTGCTCTTGAAGAGCTCTTTGACGATCGCGGCCAGCGTTGGCCAGTCATGATCTCCGTGACGATAACTGATGCTTCCGGCCGTACCCTATCCGGGCAAACCATCGAGGGGTTCTGGAACAGCATTGCGCACGCGAAACCGATATCCGTGGGAATCAATTGCGCCCTTGGGGCGAAGGAAATGGCTCCCTATGTTGATGAGTTGTCCCGGATTGCCGATACTCACATCAGTTGCTATCCCAACGCCGGTCTGCCAAATGCCTTTGGTGAATATGATGACACGCCTGAGCACATGGCATCTGTCCTTGCTGGTTTTGCCAGGGAAGGCTGGCTGAATATTGTGGGGGGTTGCTGTGGATCGACCCCTGCGCACATCGCTGAGATTGCCCGTCGGATGAATGAATTTCCTGCCCGGAAAGTCCACCCCGTGCAGGTGGCATCGCGCTACAGCGGATTGGAAGCGATCAAGATCGAGGGCCGGCCAGCTTCCTTCTTTGTTGTCGGGGAACGGACCAATGTGACCGGGTCACCCCGTTTCCGTAAGCTGATCAAGGAAGACCAATTTGATGATGCCTTGGAGGTTGCCCGCCAGCAAGTGGAGAACGGTGCCAACATGCTGGATGTGAATTTTGACGAAGGTCTCCTGGATTCCGAGGAATGCATGCGCAACTATTTAAACCTGCTGGCCGCGGAACCGGACATTTGCCGTGTTCCGATCATGGTCGACTCGTCCAAATGGTCGGTCATCGAAGTGGGCCTGCAATGCCTCCAGGGAAAAGGCGTTGTGAATTCAATCAGCCTGAAGGAAGGCGAAAAGGAATTCCTCAGGCAGGCCGGACTTGTGCAGCGTTACGGAGCGGCAGTCGTGGTAATGGCATTTGACGAAAACGGCCAGGCCGCAACGACTGAAGACAAGGTCCGGATCTGCAAGCGCGCTTACGACCTGCTCACCCTGAAACTGGATTTCAATCCGGCAGATATCATTTTCGACCCGAACATCCTTACCGTGGCAACCGGGATCCAGGAGCACAACAATTATGCGGTAAACTTCATCGAGGCCACGCGACAGATCAAGCAGCTCTGCCCCCACGCCCGGGTAAGCGGAGGTGTATCGAATATTTCATTCTCATTTCGGGGTAACAATATTGTCCGTGAAGCCATGCATAGTGTCTTCCTTTACCACGCCATCCAGGCCGGCCTCGACATGGGGATTGTCAATGCTGGGATGCTGGCAGTGTACGAGGATATCGATACGGAACTGCGGGACAAGATTGAGGATGTCCTCTTCAACCGGCACGAGGGAGCAACGGATGCGCTCATTACCCTTGCTGAATCCTACAAGGGCAAAAAAGAGGCTGTGGCCGAGTCAGACCGGCTGGCATGGAGGAAGCAACCCCTGAACGAGCGCCTCGCTTACGCAATCCGCCACGGTGTGGTTGACTTTATCGAGGAAGACACGGAAGAAGCGCGTAAGTCATTCAATCGTCCACTCGAAGTCATCGAGGGACCTCTCATGGATGGCATGCGGATTGTCGGCGACCTATTTGGTGAAGGAAAAATGTTCCTCCCGCAGGTCGTCAAAAGCGCGCGGGTGATGAAGCGGGCTGTAGCCTGGCTGACTCCCTTCATGGAGAAGGAGAAGGCTGAGAGAAACGCAAAGTTGAAAGCAGAATCAGAGATCAGCGGTGAAGCCTACAATCCTGAAAAGGATTCCGCCGGGGAAATTGTTCTAGCGACTGTTAAAGGCGATGTGCATGACATTGGGAAGAACATTGTCGGCGTCGTCCTGGCCTGCAACAACTACAACGTCCATGACATGGGCGTGATGATCCCCTGCGAGCAGATAATCGCCAAGATCAAGGAAGTCGACGCCGATATAGTCGGCTTGAGTGGCTTGATTACGCCTTCACTCGATGAGATGGTCCACAACGCACAAACCTTTACCCGTGAGGGAATCGACATTCCCCTGCTGATTGGCGGAGCGACAACATCGAAGGCCCACACAGGTGTGAAGATTGATCCTGAATACAAGGGGGCAGTCGTCCATGTGCCGGATGCCTCACGCGTGGTCAGCGTGTGCTCCAAATTCCTCAATCCTGAGACACGCAAGGCGGCTGTTGAGGATGCCAAGGCCGAAAACATCAAGCATCGGGAGCGTTACGAAAAAAGCCGTAAGCAAAGTGCTCGCTTGCTCCCACTCGCTGAGGCAGTAGCGAAAGCACCCGAGTTTGCCTGGTCGGAAGTCGATATCCCGAAGCCGGAAAAGACCGGCCTGCAAGTCATTGATGCGGTTTCCGTCGAGGAACTGGTCCCATACATTGACTGGTCCCCGTTTTTCTGGGCTTGGGAATTGAAAGGCGTTTATCCAAAGATTCTCAGCAGCGACAAATACGGCGAGGAAGCGACCAAGCTCTTCAACGATGGCCAGCGAGTCCTCAAGGATTTGATTGAAAACAAACGGCTTTCTCCAAAGGGAGTCTTCGGCCTCTGGCCAGCAAACTCACGCGGGCAGATGGTGGAGCTTTATCCGGACGAGAACCGCTCGGAAGTCCTGACGCGTTTTCATTTCCTGCGCCAGCAAAAGGAAAAAATAAAAGGTGAAGGCGCCCACTATCTCAGTTGTAGTGATTTCATCGCTCCCTATGAAAGCGGCCGCATCGATTACATGGGCGCCTTCGCGGTGACCTCCGGGGAGGAAGTGGATGAGCTGGCCAAGCAATATGAGGCAAAGCACGACGATTACACGGCCATCCTCATCAAGGCCATTGGCGACCGGCTTGCGGAGGCATTTGCCGAGTGGCTTCACTGCCAGGTTCGCAAGCAGTGGGGTTTCGGAGAAAACGAAAACCTGACCAATGAGGACCTCATTGCTGAAAAGTACCGGGGAATCCGTCCTGCCGCTGGTTACCCGGCCACTCCGGACCATACTGAAAAGCGTATTCTCTTCAATTTGCTGAAGGTTGAGGAAAAGGCGGGAATCACCCTCACCGAAAATTTTGCCATGAGCCCCGCAGGATCGGTTTCTGGTCTCTACTTTGCCCATCCTGAAGCAAAGTATTTCAATGTGGGCCGCATTGGCCGGGATCAACTTGAGGCGTATTCGCTATTGAAGGGTGCTCCAAGCGAGGAGATGGAGCGCTGGTTGGCGCCCAACTTGTGA
- a CDS encoding adenosine kinase, with protein sequence MLNTSFELVGVGSPIIDVLARIPESFLERIGGEKGGMVLTDGETIGKWMAQLPAPFEEAPGGSSGNTIFAAARMGIRTTFVGKTGNDAGGTFYRERLKALGGDDTRFKIGTIPNGRCLSLITPDSQRTLRTDLGAAATLTPEEITPADFIGCSHAHVEGYLLFNPDLMKAVLKSAKEANCTISLDLASFEVVKAAGSSLPELLKEYVDLVFANEDEAAAFHGGPDTLENYAVELAGLCELAVVKAGADGAWIAKGTETIHAPAVPGVKAIDTTGAGDFWAAGFLAGWLHGKPLEVCAAWGARLGAEIVQVIGAELPDEKWEQVMKDIS encoded by the coding sequence ATGTTAAATACGTCCTTCGAATTGGTAGGGGTCGGATCCCCGATAATTGATGTTCTGGCCCGAATCCCAGAGTCGTTCCTTGAGAGAATCGGTGGCGAAAAAGGAGGAATGGTCCTCACAGACGGCGAAACGATCGGAAAATGGATGGCCCAGCTACCCGCACCCTTCGAGGAAGCCCCGGGGGGCTCGTCTGGAAATACCATTTTTGCGGCAGCCAGAATGGGAATCCGGACAACTTTCGTGGGCAAGACCGGCAACGATGCAGGAGGCACGTTCTACCGCGAACGCCTGAAGGCATTAGGCGGCGATGATACCCGCTTCAAGATCGGGACAATCCCCAATGGCCGTTGTCTTTCCCTTATTACCCCGGATTCGCAACGCACCTTGCGCACAGATCTGGGCGCGGCAGCGACCCTGACCCCGGAGGAAATCACTCCCGCCGATTTTATCGGTTGCTCACATGCCCACGTTGAGGGCTATCTACTCTTTAATCCAGACTTGATGAAGGCTGTGCTCAAGTCTGCCAAGGAGGCCAATTGCACAATTTCCCTTGATTTGGCCTCCTTCGAGGTTGTGAAGGCGGCTGGCTCATCCCTTCCGGAGCTCCTTAAGGAATATGTTGATCTGGTCTTTGCAAATGAAGATGAGGCGGCGGCCTTTCATGGCGGTCCCGACACACTGGAGAACTATGCAGTCGAGCTGGCGGGCTTGTGTGAGCTCGCCGTTGTGAAGGCTGGTGCTGACGGCGCATGGATTGCCAAGGGAACCGAGACCATCCACGCGCCGGCCGTACCGGGCGTCAAGGCCATCGATACAACAGGCGCCGGTGATTTCTGGGCAGCGGGATTCCTTGCCGGCTGGCTTCACGGGAAACCCCTCGAGGTGTGCGCGGCATGGGGTGCACGGCTGGGCGCAGAAATTGTTCAAGTCATCGGGGCCGAGTTACCGGATGAGAAATGGGAACAGGTAATGAAGGATATATCCTGA
- a CDS encoding mechanosensitive ion channel family protein: MEGFWTGAIEVGSVSFTPVSVIFGTVLLIVALILQRVLYGILTRRFFPRFKIHPGLGNAYATLIGYTFLTLCFFLILPVTFNGLNWATLSVILGAISFGVGFGLRNIADNFVSGLIILLERPVRVGDRVTIDDVSGVVTSIRARSATIRTNDNIEVIVPNSRFISASVINWSHSDNRVRFRVPVGVHYNSDVFHVKEVLEKAVTDHPHVLSDPAPSAKFVEFGDSSLNFEVWVWTVEWTLRPSAFKSEINYIVWKALKDANIEIPYPQRDIYIKEIKSGSDILSPGDGKIDL; this comes from the coding sequence ATGGAAGGGTTCTGGACTGGTGCAATCGAGGTGGGTTCGGTGAGTTTTACTCCCGTCTCCGTAATTTTTGGAACAGTTCTCCTGATTGTTGCCCTGATTCTACAGCGAGTCCTCTACGGGATCCTCACGCGCCGCTTTTTCCCAAGATTCAAGATCCACCCGGGCCTCGGCAATGCCTACGCGACCCTGATCGGCTACACTTTCCTGACTCTCTGTTTCTTTCTGATCCTTCCGGTTACCTTTAACGGGCTTAACTGGGCTACGCTTTCGGTTATCCTTGGCGCCATCTCCTTTGGGGTTGGTTTTGGATTGCGCAATATCGCGGATAACTTTGTCAGCGGCCTGATCATTCTTCTTGAGCGTCCGGTACGGGTTGGCGACCGGGTGACAATCGACGATGTGAGCGGTGTCGTCACTTCGATCCGGGCGCGCAGCGCAACCATCCGGACCAACGACAACATTGAGGTCATTGTGCCCAATTCCCGCTTTATCTCCGCTTCTGTCATCAATTGGAGCCACAGCGATAACCGTGTACGCTTCCGCGTGCCGGTGGGGGTGCATTACAATAGCGACGTGTTCCATGTGAAGGAAGTCCTTGAAAAGGCTGTCACGGATCATCCCCACGTCCTGAGTGATCCTGCACCCAGTGCAAAGTTTGTGGAATTCGGGGATTCCTCCCTGAACTTTGAGGTGTGGGTATGGACAGTTGAGTGGACCCTGCGCCCCTCCGCCTTCAAGAGTGAGATCAATTACATTGTCTGGAAGGCGCTCAAGGATGCGAATATTGAAATTCCCTATCCCCAGCGCGATATTTACATCAAGGAAATCAAGTCCGGGTCTGATATATTGAGCCCCGGTGACGGAAAGATCGACTTATGA
- the tgt gene encoding tRNA guanosine(34) transglycosylase Tgt produces the protein MDSGYEILAVDAGSSARRGCLKTLHGSVETPIFMPVGTQGTVKGLLPDQLTTLGAQIILGNTYHLNLRPTSELISELGGLHKFMRWSGPILTDSGGFQVFSLAKLRKIRDEGIRFQSHLDGREVILTPKRVIDIQANLGSDIAMVLDECPPAEATRKACEAAVERTIRWAREARAYAGETGFLEKGHHVFGIVQGSRHKDLRQQCAAALIEMDFPGYAIGGVSVGEPEEEMMPQVTMCTEVLPADKPRYVMGVGTPPQLLKMIAAGADMFDCVMPTREARHGIAFTEDGKLNLRNNRFRDDNKPLMERFCDLETGQFTRAYIRHLIIAGEILGSVLLTMHNVRFYLDLMRQAREHIEAGDYARWHQSWIERYLAGKKEIPE, from the coding sequence ATGGACTCAGGATATGAGATATTGGCAGTGGATGCGGGGAGCTCTGCGCGTCGCGGGTGTCTGAAAACGCTCCACGGGAGCGTGGAGACGCCGATTTTCATGCCGGTGGGAACGCAGGGCACGGTAAAAGGGCTTTTGCCGGACCAGTTGACTACGTTGGGGGCACAAATCATCCTTGGAAACACCTACCATCTTAATTTGCGGCCGACCTCGGAACTGATATCCGAGCTTGGAGGGCTGCACAAATTCATGCGCTGGAGCGGCCCGATCCTGACGGACAGTGGGGGGTTCCAGGTCTTCAGCCTGGCAAAACTGCGCAAGATCCGCGACGAGGGAATCCGCTTTCAATCGCATTTGGACGGGCGTGAAGTAATCCTGACCCCGAAACGGGTGATTGATATTCAAGCGAACCTTGGTTCAGACATTGCCATGGTCCTGGATGAGTGTCCACCGGCCGAGGCCACCCGCAAGGCTTGTGAGGCTGCGGTCGAGCGGACAATTCGCTGGGCCCGGGAGGCCCGGGCCTATGCCGGAGAGACTGGATTCCTTGAAAAAGGCCACCATGTATTCGGGATTGTCCAGGGCTCACGGCATAAGGATTTGCGGCAGCAGTGCGCAGCTGCGTTGATTGAAATGGATTTTCCGGGCTATGCCATTGGCGGGGTGAGCGTGGGCGAACCGGAGGAAGAGATGATGCCGCAGGTCACGATGTGCACGGAAGTCCTTCCGGCCGATAAGCCCCGCTATGTAATGGGCGTGGGAACCCCACCGCAGTTGCTCAAAATGATTGCTGCAGGGGCGGACATGTTCGATTGCGTCATGCCTACACGGGAGGCCCGGCATGGAATCGCCTTCACGGAAGATGGAAAATTAAACCTTAGGAACAACCGTTTCCGGGATGACAACAAACCCCTGATGGAGCGCTTCTGTGACTTGGAAACGGGACAGTTTACAAGGGCCTATATTCGCCATTTAATCATTGCCGGAGAGATCCTGGGGAGCGTCTTGCTGACTATGCACAATGTTCGCTTCTATCTCGACCTGATGCGTCAGGCCCGCGAACACATTGAAGCAGGAGACTATGCCCGCTGGCACCAATCGTGGATTGAACGCTATCTTGCGGGGAAAAAGGAAATTCCGGAATAA
- a CDS encoding TIGR01212 family radical SAM protein (This family includes YhcC from E. coli K-12, an uncharacterized radical SAM protein.), with the protein MASPLGYRKLKNYWEARFGGRVQKVSLHAGLTCPNRDGTIGVGGCYYCSNEAFTPGYCHSGDTIEEQIKQGVEFQSRRYPRAVGFLGYLQAYTNTHGPMDELVRIYESVLENPLLIGMVIGTRPDCLPQALLDWLSEASKQKPVYIELGIESFSDEILNRMNRGHSFTQAAKAVERVVACGLPVGGHFLVGFPGEPWKQFFDSVELLNKLPLHSVKVHQLHVFRNTPLAEWYEKEPEAFLFPSREDYFNKAADWLAGLRPDLYVDRVFGDVPLKYVLNPSWGVRLDQLVREFDAFLSAKNIFQGCRYE; encoded by the coding sequence GTGGCATCACCTCTTGGTTATCGCAAGTTAAAGAACTACTGGGAGGCCCGTTTTGGCGGACGTGTCCAGAAGGTAAGTTTGCATGCAGGCCTGACTTGCCCGAACCGCGACGGGACAATTGGTGTTGGGGGTTGCTACTACTGTTCCAATGAGGCCTTTACGCCGGGTTATTGTCATTCGGGGGATACGATTGAGGAGCAGATTAAACAGGGCGTTGAGTTCCAGTCACGACGGTATCCGCGGGCGGTGGGATTCCTGGGATATCTGCAGGCCTATACCAATACGCACGGGCCGATGGATGAACTGGTCAGGATTTATGAGAGTGTCCTGGAAAATCCATTGTTGATCGGCATGGTTATCGGGACCCGCCCGGACTGTCTTCCACAGGCCCTTCTGGACTGGCTCTCCGAGGCCTCCAAACAAAAACCGGTCTATATCGAGTTGGGAATTGAATCCTTTTCCGATGAAATCCTCAACCGGATGAACCGGGGTCACTCCTTCACACAGGCAGCAAAAGCGGTTGAGCGTGTAGTTGCTTGTGGACTACCTGTTGGAGGACACTTTCTTGTTGGATTCCCGGGAGAGCCTTGGAAACAGTTTTTTGATTCTGTTGAGCTGTTGAACAAGTTGCCTCTCCACAGTGTGAAGGTCCATCAGTTGCATGTCTTCCGGAACACGCCGCTTGCTGAGTGGTATGAGAAAGAGCCCGAGGCCTTTCTCTTTCCGTCGCGTGAGGATTACTTTAACAAGGCTGCAGACTGGCTGGCCGGGCTACGGCCTGATCTGTATGTCGACAGGGTCTTCGGGGATGTGCCCCTGAAATATGTCCTCAATCCATCATGGGGCGTACGCCTTGATCAGCTGGTCAGGGAGTTTGATGCGTTTCTGTCCGCAAAAAACATTTTCCAGGGCTGTCGCTACGAATAG
- a CDS encoding rhodanese-like domain-containing protein has translation MEVDVQAASACLSGESPPLLLDVREQNERDYCNLGEGLHIPTGEIPFQWESLPRDQHILVYCHHGMRSHRVTLFLRERGFQKVQSMKGGIDSWSREIDPEVPRY, from the coding sequence GTGGAAGTGGATGTTCAGGCGGCTTCCGCCTGCCTTTCCGGGGAATCACCTCCCCTGCTCCTGGATGTCCGTGAGCAAAATGAGCGGGACTATTGCAACCTTGGTGAGGGACTTCATATCCCCACGGGCGAAATCCCATTCCAGTGGGAATCCCTCCCACGTGATCAACATATTCTCGTCTATTGTCACCACGGGATGCGCAGCCATCGGGTCACGTTATTTCTTCGTGAGCGCGGCTTTCAAAAAGTCCAGAGCATGAAGGGCGGAATTGATTCCTGGTCCCGGGAAATCGATCCGGAGGTCCCGCGCTATTGA
- a CDS encoding gamma-glutamyltransferase: MKGSIIAAGHPLTAEAAAHALKSGGNAFDAAVSGWLASCLAEPVLTSPGGGGFAMVSPESGSPRLYDFFTQTPGIRNPEAKAIPLEADFGSTRQVFHLGAGTIATPGCVAGMLKIHQDLGKLPFGECAAPAIDLSRKGLTITSHAAELLQVVTALYLSTPEAKALFESRSHPGTCLKEQELFQNKEMGPFLEMLVKEGSRWFYEGDIGRMAAELSQTSGGHLTREDFLDYQVHIREPLEITRNGASIWLNPPPSMGGTLIAVGLSLHEPATITPYPFSQFKDWNQWIEPLKVMSLMRSGQGCGQLSKAEKARLNKAIASNPALTSAVENLLPHALPQTRADGTTQLSVMDKWGNEISMTTSNGAGSAVILPGTGFMLNNMLGEEDLQPEGLGTWRTNSRLSSMMAPLLARLPDGRRLATGSGGSNRIRSTLLQILRHLLDRGSSLEEAVRAPRLHWENNELHAETDAMHALGPIMEEFGWPLVAHSIPNLYFGGAHSVVCTKSGELDGMGDPRRGGVCLKV; encoded by the coding sequence ATGAAGGGTTCCATCATTGCCGCAGGACATCCACTGACCGCTGAGGCCGCTGCACACGCCTTGAAGTCAGGCGGCAACGCTTTTGACGCCGCAGTGTCCGGTTGGCTCGCCTCCTGCCTGGCTGAACCCGTCCTCACTTCACCGGGCGGAGGAGGATTTGCCATGGTGTCACCTGAGTCAGGTTCTCCGCGGTTGTACGATTTCTTCACGCAAACACCGGGCATCCGCAATCCCGAGGCAAAGGCCATTCCCCTTGAGGCGGACTTCGGGTCAACACGACAGGTTTTTCATTTGGGAGCAGGCACCATTGCCACGCCCGGTTGCGTCGCGGGCATGCTGAAAATCCACCAGGACCTCGGCAAATTGCCCTTCGGCGAATGTGCCGCTCCGGCAATTGACCTGAGCCGGAAGGGGCTGACGATCACCTCCCATGCGGCCGAGCTCTTGCAGGTGGTTACAGCCCTGTATTTATCTACGCCGGAAGCAAAGGCCCTTTTTGAGTCACGGTCGCACCCGGGGACTTGTCTAAAGGAACAGGAGCTCTTTCAGAATAAGGAAATGGGGCCATTCCTCGAAATGCTCGTCAAGGAGGGCTCACGCTGGTTTTACGAAGGCGATATCGGCCGGATGGCGGCCGAGTTGAGCCAGACCAGCGGCGGGCACCTGACACGTGAGGACTTTCTCGACTACCAGGTGCACATCCGGGAGCCCCTCGAAATTACGCGTAACGGCGCATCAATCTGGTTGAACCCGCCTCCCTCCATGGGAGGAACCCTCATTGCCGTCGGCCTTTCCTTGCACGAGCCCGCAACCATCACGCCCTACCCGTTCAGCCAATTCAAGGACTGGAATCAATGGATTGAACCACTCAAGGTGATGAGCCTGATGCGCAGTGGCCAAGGCTGCGGGCAACTTTCAAAGGCGGAAAAAGCCAGACTCAACAAGGCCATCGCGAGCAACCCGGCCCTGACAAGTGCGGTGGAAAACCTGCTCCCGCATGCCCTACCGCAAACCCGCGCCGACGGGACAACCCAGCTTTCGGTCATGGACAAGTGGGGTAATGAAATTTCCATGACAACCAGCAACGGGGCCGGATCGGCGGTGATCCTCCCCGGAACCGGCTTCATGCTCAACAATATGCTGGGCGAGGAGGATCTCCAACCTGAAGGGCTCGGAACCTGGCGGACGAATTCCCGCCTTTCCTCGATGATGGCCCCCCTTTTGGCCCGCCTTCCGGACGGGAGGCGTCTGGCAACGGGCTCTGGAGGCTCCAACAGGATTCGCTCCACTTTGCTCCAGATTCTTCGTCACCTCCTTGATCGTGGAAGTTCGCTTGAAGAGGCTGTCCGGGCACCGCGCCTGCACTGGGAGAACAACGAGCTCCACGCTGAGACAGACGCCATGCACGCCTTGGGACCCATCATGGAGGAATTCGGATGGCCCTTGGTTGCCCACAGCATTCCAAACCTGTATTTTGGAGGGGCTCACTCCGTCGTCTGCACAAAATCCGGCGAACTGGACGGCATGGGAGACCCGCGACGAGGAGGCGTTTGCCTGAAAGTCTAG
- a CDS encoding mannose-1-phosphate guanylyltransferase has protein sequence MSKGNRYVVIMAGGRGERFWPQSRLRRPKHLLPIVGELPMLTQTINRLGSVVPPENVLIVTNLEQREAVLEICPMVPAENVVAEPVGRDTAAAVGLSTVLVAARDPGASFAMLPADHVIHDSAGFQSILRTAFAAAEAEEALVTVGIKPEYPATGYGYIQRGEIAGTIDERPIHKVVAFKEKPDEETASKYIKSGDYAWNAGMFFWQVPVISREFETHTPGLWKALGKIRAALDAGQDLGTLLAEHYPNLEKISVDYAIMEKAQSVRVVGSAFDWDDVGEWPAVERHHEKDDNDNVTKGSVVTLDCKGNIVMSDPSHTVALIGVEDLIIVRTEDATLVCPKSKAQDIKQLVKSLGEDDQYKHLL, from the coding sequence ATGAGTAAAGGAAATCGATACGTTGTCATTATGGCCGGAGGGAGAGGTGAACGTTTCTGGCCGCAGAGCCGTTTGCGCCGCCCCAAACACTTGCTCCCGATCGTCGGCGAGTTGCCCATGCTTACCCAGACAATTAATCGATTGGGCAGTGTTGTTCCTCCTGAGAATGTCCTCATCGTGACAAATCTCGAGCAACGGGAGGCTGTTTTGGAAATTTGCCCGATGGTGCCCGCGGAAAATGTGGTGGCTGAACCGGTCGGTCGGGACACCGCAGCTGCAGTTGGCTTGTCGACAGTGCTCGTTGCCGCGCGCGACCCCGGGGCAAGCTTTGCCATGCTTCCGGCTGACCATGTGATCCACGACAGTGCCGGCTTTCAATCAATCCTGAGGACAGCTTTTGCCGCCGCCGAGGCTGAAGAAGCATTAGTCACGGTCGGAATCAAGCCGGAGTATCCAGCGACTGGATACGGATATATCCAACGCGGGGAAATTGCTGGGACAATCGATGAGCGACCCATTCACAAGGTGGTCGCCTTCAAGGAAAAGCCCGATGAGGAGACAGCCAGCAAATACATTAAATCAGGCGACTATGCATGGAATGCCGGTATGTTTTTCTGGCAGGTGCCAGTGATTTCGCGAGAATTTGAGACCCATACCCCTGGCCTTTGGAAGGCTCTTGGAAAAATCCGTGCTGCTCTGGATGCCGGGCAGGATTTGGGCACCTTGCTTGCCGAGCATTATCCGAACCTTGAAAAGATTTCCGTCGATTATGCGATCATGGAAAAGGCCCAATCAGTCCGGGTCGTGGGCTCGGCATTCGATTGGGATGATGTGGGCGAATGGCCTGCCGTTGAGCGTCATCACGAAAAGGACGACAATGATAATGTGACCAAGGGTTCGGTAGTGACCCTCGATTGCAAGGGGAACATTGTCATGTCCGATCCAAGCCATACGGTGGCCTTGATCGGGGTTGAGGACTTAATTATCGTCCGCACGGAGGATGCCACCCTCGTCTGCCCGAAGAGCAAGGCCCAGGATATCAAGCAACTCGTCAAGAGCCTTGGAGAAGACGATCAATACAAGCACTTGCTGTAG